gatcctctcctaatgcacttacaatgtaggATGGGGGACAAAATGCACTGTCATGCactgttttgagcaaaaatatatttaaaagctTATCTGAAGCTTTGGCCGTCTGAGTTGTGGGTCATTTTGGAAGTTATTTGTCCATTAACAAGATTGGATgtctttgatgtctgctgtgtgggtgttgattgacagctgtgtcTGACAGttcactcacctgctgctctccctggctctgGGACTCGCAATGAGTCAGGCTGTTGTCACAgtattttggtaagtttaattTTACTTGATAATGACACCTGTGCTGTTAGCGCAATTTAGCTTAAGTAGCTAACGTTAATCCAGGTGTGCACTGGTccgtgtttccagagtgtgaaaggcagcACCCCGAACTCCTTATTTGAAAAAGCCTGGcttcaaatggaaaagatggcgccgactATAAGCggcaactctgggcttcaaactgggTGATTGGTGATGGGTGCCAATGGGCGATGTCACACCTTGCTACGTCCATATTTACATACAATCTATGGTcttgatggacagtgttttcctgttcagcagcagcaaaagGAGAGTAAGACTGTAACTTTATAGTCTCATGATACCAGACATCAGAGATCTCCACCTACCAAAGTCcggggatttctaaatgcatgGTAGATGCTTGAACGATGACAAGAACGGCCGGTAACAAACCTACgccccttacattttgtcaaggacacgcCTTGCCGAGAATGATACTCTCCCCTCATTCTCCTCCATAGTGAACTGGATGTCACTGCTGGGCCGCCCAAAAGACTTTGAattggttctgcaatgcaggGTTTTTTTAAACTCTAATTTTTTGCACTCAGTTTTAACAACGAAACGTAGGATATCGTCCTCAGTCTCTCTGAGTGAGAGTCTAGTAACTTTAAAAGATATTGACGTGAATTGACTAATGTGGATGTttaagcttcatattagcttcaaataaactttgaaacatatttttgcacagaaggaggcttgtggcttttggcccccatcacttatattgtaagtacattatgaagggatcttctaatggacagtacgaacaggaggaaagattacagcaagaaaaacctctttcaattttcatttgaacacctgactgttgttttaggacacgcttgaaaaactgtgagccCTTCCTTCAAAGTATCACCGTCAACTTTAAATTCCAGCAGACAAACTGGTCTTCAGACTGGGGTTAGCGTCAAATTTCTATTAGGGTTAAGATGTGAATCGAGTTTTAAGGTGAAAAATCTGATTCTGGTTTCCCAGTCTGACAATTGacctttgatttttttttacttttccccCCTGAATCAGTTATAAGGTGAAGCAAGGTTTGTTCTTAAGGCTGTATTGTTCAAATTTAAAGACTAAATGATTGTTTACTGTAACCCTAATGCCACGCAGATTCTGATACGTTAAATGTCACATCCTGGGTAGACTTTGTCTAATGTTCTCAGCATTTCTGCCACACATCACCGAATCCAGCTTATAGCCTACTTTTgaattttctgtatatttttaatcatgACCTAATCATTTTTTGGAGGGCAGTTCGCAGGGCGTCCCTGAACTGTAATCTGAGATCACAGCATTTCCTGTCCTCAAGGCCACATGCTAGAGAGCGATGCAAAAGGGCAAACTCTGCTGGTGAGGTCAGATGTGTGCAGTCATATTTCATAAGTGGTGGCGAGCAAACTGAGGGTAAAACATGCTCATATCATTATCTTTAAATTCAGCACCACACATTGGCAGTCAGGAGAGTGTGTTACAGTGAGTGTGAATTATTGTGCTCTGGTTTATGTGTTGAATCTGTACCAATCTAGCTGAGCAACACAAGCTACTTAAGGCAGACTATTTAACGGTTTACAGCTCCCCCTTGTGgatgaaaatggaaatatcTGAGGATGAGACATCATGTTTTACAGTGAGTCTTCTGGAAGTAaaggattttgttttgtttgtagcTCTTGAAACCACAAGACTTCAGTTTGAAACCTAgaataataaaactgtttttagtttgacaatacaaacacatattactgctttaaataaaatttaattaaactaATACCAAAGATAGGTAAGCTAAGGTTTAACCAACTATCAATATCTCACATTTGATAAATGTTGTTGGCCAGctgtattttcaaatgtattttcaaaaatgaGACTGTATGTGCATATCTGTTTGCGTGGTGCCCTGTTGATAGCTTCCCACCAATTTCTCTAATGAGTTTAAAGATCATTCAATCAAAAACCCGAGCATGAATAAATGTTGGCAGATATGGCCACTCCTCATGCCTCcctctttctgcctctttctctctcttactctcacataaacaaacacacacagaattgtTAAACCTTTCCCTTCCTCCACAGGAGGAGATTATCACCTGCTGACCTGGCCTGAGGTCAAAAGAGGAAGTGTTGACTTTCAGTGACATGTAAACTGGGTCAAGTCATGATAGGATAAGAAGGCGGGCCAAGTCAtacaaaaaaagccaaaatgttGCCTCTCAGTGAACCATTTTTAATGACTATTGGTACTAATATTGAATgagcatgttgttgtttttttttaatttggtttaaaatgtgttttcctcatTTTATCTCTTAACTAGTAGATGCAAAACTAAAGGCAACATTTTCAGGAAATATCTTTTCATCAAAACCTAAATTTCATCACTTCTCCCAGTCAACTAAATTGTTtcaaaatatgatgtttttttctcagtaaaGCAATAGCAGTTTTTGAGAAAATCAAAAGTTTATAACTCTTGTGTGGAAATACAGTCTTacaaaattgattatttttttgtctctatAAGAGTTTCATTCAAGCGTGTATTTATTTTGCACCTTTCAGTGATATTTGACAGACACTAGAAGATCTCAAGTTGCCAAATGTTGGATAGATGCAGCCCAAAATAGCCTAGATAACATatctgtagtttattttttagtaAATTTTAATCCTTTTACTTTGCATTGCACAGTCTTACAGTGCAACAGGCTGTGCTGAAGCATTGAATGTATCCACTTGCTTCAAAGAGGATTACTGTACCTTGTGCTTAGCTTAGTTACCTCAAATTAGGATAAGGGTAAGGATTTCTGCTGAGGTCTGCCTTCTACAGTGGCCATCTGTCTGCCAAGTGGACAGTCGAGagctcctgctgctgtaaatggAGAGTCTGGAGTTAGATGTTTTGATATACCCAAATGAAGTGAGGATTGCTACTCCGGAAGACCTCAGAGAATGGGAACTTGAGACTGCGAGCCAGGTGTCCACACCCACCGTCCGGCTCTTTGTGGCACTTTATCCATACAATCCTGCTGCAATGTCTCCGAACTACGACACGGCTGCAGAAGAGCTGCCTTTTGTACCAGGCCAGATAATCAAGGTAAAAACCCCTTGTGACGTTTCTCCCTCTGTTGCAACTTCTTCTTATACTGTGAAACTGTTATAATCGTGTACAGATCTTTGTGGTGTTCTTTaggtgcatgtttgtgtgagttgTGTTTCCTCACTTTCGATCGGTTGAAAAGCTCCTTTGAAAGAACATGATGGTGTTTCCTGTGTGACcagctgaatgtgaaaaaagaTGTGCACTTCCTTTCTATATACCCTGTCAAAATTTTCAACTGGTTGATTAGATTTGCCACCATTCGTCTGAAACCTGTCTGCTGCTACCAAGTGCAAATGTAcacatgaatatatttatttcctCCCAAACCTGCTAGACAGTAATATAACTAAATGTCTCTGCATCTATTAGGTGTTTGGAGATAAAGACTCTGATGGTTTCTATCACGGTGAGTCTGGTGGCCTCTCTGGTTATGTGCCAAGCAACATGGTGGCTGAAATCCCAGTGGATGATGAATATCTGAAGCACCTACTCATGCAGCAGGGATTCCTCCCAGTGGACCACACAGGTATCAACCATCTGTCTGTGCAGGACACTGATAGTAAGTTAGGAGCAATATGCAGATATATTTTAATCTGGATGCATGAAAATAACTCCTTTACTTTcaacaataaatgtgttgtgACCTTTGAGCAAGGTACAGTCGTCTCCATCTGTATGAGGCTGCTTACAttgagtgtgaatgtgcatAACTGTAGGAAGCtataaaatgaaagtaaaaaaacacagttctTGAGtctattttacaaaatgatttcAGTTAATCAGCTCAaaggtgtttgtttatttattatcttaGCTTTTTCAACAGTTAATTTTTTGAAGTTTGATGCTCTTACTGGCCTGTGTGAAAACTGATTTTCCATTTAAAAGTTGTGCCATTTCAAAtgagtttttgtattttggccCACAGGCATGTCTTTAACGCCAGATCTGAGTGACGTAGCCAGTATTCCTGATGATGTGGTTGTTCGCAGAATGGTGGCCTTATTTGACTATGATCCGTGGGAAAATTCACCCAACGTGGACAGTGAAGTAAGAACTATAATGATACATAATAATCTGATACATAATCTGTTGCTATAAATTCAACAAAGTGGTTTATGATGTTTCAAACttaaacatgtttgtcttttctttaaCAGGTTGAACTTGGCTTTCGTTCAGGAGACATCATATATGTTCTAGGTGACATAGATCAAGACGGATTCTACTATGTGAGTGTCATctctacatttttacatttattgccACCTAGTTTTTAACCTCAATGTTTGCTCACaattattgtctttttatttcaattttagGGGGATCTGCAAGGACGGCGAGGTTTGGTCCCATCAAACTTTCTGCAGGCACTACCGTGGAATTAGAATAAAACGCCACATTAGGTACCAATGCCAAGTCTTGGACACAACAGGATATCagcagtatttttatatataaaaaaatatttaaaaaatagctACATGGACATTTTATGTGTCaaaaagatttttatatttttatattgtagtaAAGCACAGCACCTGCTTTAGATGGCAAATCAGTGAGAGTCTATCTAAATTAATCAGCTTGATCAGAATGCTGCAAAGTAAAAAGAGTTCTCGTCATACACTGGTCAGGTAAATCATTTATTGAAGAATTATAACAGTAATTACACATTTGTTTGGTAAGAAATACAGACAATtacaaatcatattttaaaaaagcatacAAATctatgttattgttttattatataacAATTCACCGTGGAAGAGTTTCAGTTTGCAGTTTGCTTTATTTGTCTGGTAAATTCACTTTGCTTCTACTTTATGCactttcacaaaacaaaacagttataTATCCAAAATTAcgtttttaaaatttaaaattaaatggaaTTTCAGTCATACCTGCTTGCAAAGGATAGATTATTTTAGCCTTAAGGATACACTTATAGTCTCAGTTTTTTGAAGACCACAGTGTATCACTATAGCATGTCCATATTTGCCTTACACcctgtatatatattttctataatgGGCTCATAGTCTTTTCATATAGAGTCAttaggggatttttttttttttttttaagttttgcggtatttttcatgtgaaacaaaaaacagaaactttgtaaaaaaaaaaaaaaaaagaagaaggaaatgaTTAGTGTATCAccaacaaaaagcaaaaataaactCTTGAATTTGTACACTGCTTTCCCGCTTTCTTTTAACTGTAGAGCGACTGTCTGTGCAGGTATCTGATTTTACTACATTAAGTAAAACAATTATGGTTGAATTTTGCATTTACCTTCATCACATCAATCTGTCAGAAATTAacaatttccaaaaaaaaagaacaaaacaacaaaacaacaaaagcagcaGAGAAATTCAGCAGGTTTTCATGATGGGCCTAGAAGTTTTCAAACTTTTCACATAAAGTCCGTcggtttcttttttctgttagATTCCTCTGCAGCCAACAGTATACTCATCCATAAAGTAGGAAACACTACACTGTGTAGTGAAGTTTAGTAGTGCTTTCTACTTTATGGGTGACAACACTGTACATCAGTAGCCTCTTGTCGCTCCAACGCAAACACTGATGATATGATGGGTTGACTAAAGGCaagtttttacacattaaatatgACACAGTTTCATTGTCTAACATCATTTCAtaattgataaataataaaacagtttaCTGTAAGTTTCATATAGAGTTTCCGtagcattttgacattttggcatttCCTTAAAAAGATGCTGATACAGTACATTGACAAGGCAGTAAAATCAATCTCACTTAGTGAAAATTCtgtaaatttaaatacattttcattgtaaagatacaaaaaacaaagaaaacagaaatgatcgGATTTCAAAAATATCACTTGCTGTCATGAGTCTTACCAGTGCTTGGGCTCCTCAGAAGAAAGGAAACCCAGAAGTGAACGTGATCTTTTTATTAACCGTGTCTGAGCCACGTGGTTAACACAGGAAAAGCTGTGGCtctagtcacacacacacacacacacacacacacacacatacacacatacacacatgcacacacaaagacacacacacacaatttatacATGCAGGGAAGTGTATGCAGATGTGCACATGcttatgcatgcatgcacacacacacacacacacacacacatacacacatagtggcggaaaaactataaaactacTACTGTAagatatttacagaaaaaaatatcaaaaatgctcTCATGTTTGTGAGAAATTATaatgttaatttgtttaattcaaACCTGTAGCTGCTCTATCTGGTCCAACTACTGTATGTGAGTGATTCTAACTACtcagtacattttatttaaagtatcacaTATCATATAGAGCatcatatattttcatttacaatcTTACTCTTTAAATTACCTGTAGCCATCAAGTAAATGTAGTGGACTGAAAAAAGCTCACAACTTCACTCAAAAGTGGCcagtatctcaaaattgtacttacaTTTTAGGGagtgtacttagttactttccacttctatacacacacacatacacacacacaaacacacacaaacacacacacacatgcaaattcAAAGCCTACGCCCATGAAACGCTGACAGACTGCACCACTGCTGCCAAGCGTGAGCTCATCCCTTTTATGGACATACAGTTACAAGGTgacacctgtttttttttttaaaaaaaaaagaagtcagatcCTGGATATTGATCCCATTAATAATTTATATGTGTATCCCAGTTATCTCAGGACtaaatgatgttttctgatgCAACACTGAGGTGTGCCCTGACTGAAATAGCAACGTAATGATAAAAGATCAAAGTGAGATCCTTAGATGAAACATTACAGCACACTTATTGATCATTTTAGaaataatgttaaatgattACGTTAGCAAAGGGAGTATGGTGCGCCTAATCGCTGGCCTCAAATATGTCATATTTTACTGCCGTGCAACTCTTAAGTCGTCTGTATAGATTACAGGAAGAGCTAACACTTCATATCTCGTTTATATTTCTGAGAACTCACTCacgcctgtgtgtttgtgacaagGTGTGGGTGGGGGATGGTGCAATGCCTCTTCCCTATCCCAGCAGCAAATGTGCAATATGCTTGCAACAACAGAAACTTCGCAAAATGGGCGATAGACAGGCCTGTGTCCTCCGTTGTCTTGACAACCCTAACCTCAGAGTCACACCAAGTGAAATAAGAGGAAGTGGGGGATGGGTGGCGTGCACAAACCGAGAAAAGATGTCCttgtaagaaagaaaaagaagaagaaaagacaagCAGCCAGTAATGTAcaagactgaaaaaaatcagGTTGCAAATTAAGAAGTTTAATTTGTTGCAGGGAATCACACAATATACTCCTTTTTTCTATTCAaataacacctgcacacacataaaggTTATAATAATGAGCCTGTATGTGTCTTGtccaagaaaacaaagaaagaaccACTGCAGCAGGCAAGCATGACTGTGCATCCTGCAGATTATCTCAGCACTGTTGCGCTAGAGGCTGTGCTTGCATCAGACATCTATTCCTGTGCAACATGGGATTATATCCAAAGTGATCTCCTCGACTACTTAAGGTGATATAGATAGCGTCAGGATGCCAAAAACAAGCGCAGCATCTAATGACACCAGTAGGTATTATCCTCTCAGGTCACTTCTTAGGACTGATTGAATTATGTTTTACCTATGATGATTGATCTCAAACTCCTCTTCTCTGTGACTGTGTAGCTGAGACACAGTAGCTGGGAATGTCTCTTTCCTTTGAGAAATAAATTTTAAGTGTTCTTCTTCAGTGTTTATTCAATCAGTGTCACCAAGAGCATAAAAATGAACCGCGTTGAAACACGTACTTATGTATGTTGAAACTCGTCTTATAGTGGACACCTGCTGGGACATGTGTGGTGTCTACAGTACACACACCACAAAAAGACATCATTCCTGTTTCAGAGTCTAACTTTCTCATTACATCATCCTGCTGTGGTTAGAATCACGGGTTATAAAATGAGAGATTAAACTTCCCCAAGACTCCtaaagatagaaaaagaaacatttgaggATATTCATGCACTATATTAGAACTGTACGTACAGTGTACAACTACTACCCAGGGTTCACTGCAAGCACAGCAAGCCGAACCAAGTCATTCAGAGTTATTCAGTGCTGCCACTCTGTGGATGTTAGTGGAACTGGAACTGATATTGTCCAGTTAGTGTGGATTATAGAGAAGTCATAGGCTGTATTCACATTACATGCTGAATAGCCCaaatccttttttgttttttgtttttttgcctccAAATGACTAATCTGATCTCTGACTATGTGACCGCTGTCTGAATGGTCAGATCTGCAGCACTACTAGCTCCACTTGCTCCGAGTACtggacattttacttttttctgtgcatatacagtatttcattcttatctattttatatttttgtatcttATACTGTATAGTgtctatatattttatatagttttGTATTCTTAATTAGGCTATCTATAGGTTTGCTCCAAATGACATTTCATTGTACTTCTGCAGTGACAATAAAGTATCTATTCATGTGGTTTTTTTAACTTCTCACTTCTcatggtaaaaataaacatggaggAGAGTAATAACAGCACCAGGGGTCAATAGAGGGATGAGGAAGTTTAAAATTTGTTGGGCGAGCTAAACTGGAAGTAACTTATAGTAGCTGAgcagttttttatttgttttttggtgtttgtTGCAGTTTAGGACCTCGACTGTGCTCACAACGGTTGCAAAGAATAACGTGaaccatcaacacaaaatgattgGATCTGTctaaaaaatcagaaatgagCATTAAAGGTTCTGTATATACGtttcagaaattccttctcattacaCCTGTGGCCATTAAGCTGCAATCAGCATCTTATTGCTCGTGCTTGTGCTCGCACTCTGTCAGTGGAATCGAGCAGTGGCGCGAGACTATTGCAGTTGATATCTTCTTCCTCGCTTTCACTTCTCATAATTATATAAAAGATCTCTAActttgtgttttgcaccatgCTTCAGCAAGGCAtctcactcccagtcagtcagttagacacaaaatcacacatactgtacggtagattcacacatacataattttatatacttttaaatatacagtacaatatattTTATGCATTTGACAATAATTAATGGAAATGGTCCTTTTGACCATCAGAACAGGACTTTGGCATTCATCCTGCGGTGTTCATGGAGAACGCACCAGCAGTGGATACCAGCACTGAACTGATGAGCAGTACAGTGCTAACCACAACAACATGGCCTCCAGAGTAATAAATCTGCCTTCCATTCAAGGGTTGCACTGGTCTGTAGGTTTTTCTCATCTGGTTTCCATCAGAAAACTGAAGGTGGTTGAATGCAGCAAGCTGTAACAGAGATGAAACCACAGCAAACAGGTGAGTATTTACTCTGCAGGGTAATAATATGCCTGAATAAGACAGGTGATGTTCTAtagttttgttattgtcaacaaatcctttGAAAATACCAAAATCAAGAATACATTGAGCATACTAATATTgcctgtgtagccaaagcctgatacatcttattcctctgtgccatagacctcaaTTGTtgtttaaaggggatgtatcatgcacatttccaggtctatatatttattcaagtgctc
This is a stretch of genomic DNA from Thunnus albacares chromosome 6, fThuAlb1.1, whole genome shotgun sequence. It encodes these proteins:
- the si:ch211-105f12.2 gene encoding RIMS-binding protein 2-like isoform X1, with the translated sequence MESLELDVLIYPNEVRIATPEDLREWELETASQVSTPTVRLFVALYPYNPAAMSPNYDTAAEELPFVPGQIIKVFGDKDSDGFYHGESGGLSGYVPSNMVAEIPVDDEYLKHLLMQQGFLPVDHTGINHLSVQDTDSMSLTPDLSDVASIPDDVVVRRMVALFDYDPWENSPNVDSEVELGFRSGDIIYVLGDIDQDGFYYGDLQGRRGLVPSNFLQALPWN
- the si:ch211-105f12.2 gene encoding RIMS-binding protein 2-like isoform X2; the protein is MESLELDVLIYPNEVRIATPEDLREWELETASQVSTPTVRLFVALYPYNPAAMSPNYDTAAEELPFVPGQIIKVFGDKDSDGFYHGESGGLSGYVPSNMVAEIPVDDEYLKHLLMQQGFLPVDHTGMSLTPDLSDVASIPDDVVVRRMVALFDYDPWENSPNVDSEVELGFRSGDIIYVLGDIDQDGFYYGDLQGRRGLVPSNFLQALPWN